One Ananas comosus cultivar F153 linkage group 1, ASM154086v1, whole genome shotgun sequence DNA window includes the following coding sequences:
- the LOC109708788 gene encoding protein SCARECROW-like, which yields MKSTKLVADSHTFPTKLGADSSSPPHHHHHHYHHHHQTTSPFPSTTFYYEPTSVLDPHLTSSPSSAAAAAGDLHRLAAPPPPQQQQQQQQQHPDSNSAAAAAAEWDPLSSWILSERDLALDLPQFQSQFTSFDPSPFSDPFETLTTPPFDRPHLELLLSAADSLESGDPHSADLALARLNPHLAAPLGPPLQRAAFYFKEALLSLLHGAPHAAAAPPPMISAAEVVRRIGAHKAFSDLSPVPQFASFTANQTLLEAFDAAGSAASVHVVDFDLGLGGQWSSFAHEVAARRAPQPPAIRVTAVVAEETPEAALAAENLSDFARGLGLRLSVDLVRLGGAVPPPRGASRGGARGRRGLRRRSGVAEARGGGGC from the coding sequence ATGAAGTCTACGAAACTCGTCGCCGACTCCCACACCTTCCCCACCAAACTCGGCGCCGactcctcctcccctccgcaccaccaccaccaccactaccaCCATCACCACCAAACCACCTCTCCTTTCCCCTCCACTACCTTTTACTACGAGCCCACCTCCGTCCTCGACCCCCACCtcacctcctccccctcctccgccgccgccgccgccggagaccTCCACCGCCtcgccgctccgccgccgccgcagcagcagcagcagcagcagcagcagcaccccGACTCCaactccgccgccgcagccgcggCGGAGTGGGACCCTCTCTCTTCGTGGATCCTCTCCGAGCGCGACCTCGCCCTCGACCTCCCCCAATTCCAATCCCAATTCACATCCTTCGACCCCTCCCCCTTCTCCGACCCCTTCGAAACCCTAACCACTCCTCCTTTCGATCGCCCCCACCTCGAGCTGCTCCTCAGCGCCGCCGACTCGCTGGAGTCGGGCGACCCCCACTCGGCCGACCTCGCGCTGGCGCGGCTCAACCCCCACCTCGCCGCCCCGCTCGGCCCCCCGCTCCAGCGCGCCGCGTTCTACTTCAAGGAGGCTCTTTTATCCCTCCTCCACGGCGCCCcccacgcggcggcggcgccgccgccgatgaTCTCCGCCGCCGAGGTCGTCCGCCGCATCGGCGCCCACAAGGCCTTCTCCGACCTCTCCCCCGTCCCCCAGTTCGCGAGCTTCACCGCCAACCAAACCCTGCTCGAGGCCTTCGACGCCGCGGGCTCGGCGGCGTCGGTGCACGTCGTCGACTTCGACCTCGGCCTCGGGGGCCAGTGGTCCTCCTTCGCCCACGAGGTCGCCGCGCGCCGCGCCCCGCAGCCCCCGGCGATCCGCGTCACCGCCGTGGTCGCCGAGGAGACCCCCGAGGCCGCGCTCGCCGCCGAGAACCTCAGCGACTTCGCGCGCGGCCTCGGCCTCCGCCTCTCCGTCGACCTCGTGCGCCTCGGCGGTGCGGTTCCTCCGCCGCGCGGCGCCTCGCGCGGCGGTGCTCGTGGACGCCGAGGGCTACGGCGGCGGAGCGGGGTCGCTGAGGCGCGCGGTGGAGGGGGGTGTTGA
- the LOC109716386 gene encoding probable protein phosphatase 2C 55 has product MRSSSSYLLGSKALQMSLEFLMGRQSCSLSTGSNGFQNLRPFSSLVSNVSQFHISDQQAAASLSRKVSQALSRVSHHLSFLKDVQKLRPLGIASASFHNGNLDNFGQVGRRFGFVNREEPWMKESSFFWPSFYSSGAAPDVSFDGSPRDVQDQQLENSTGSSDQNKPSERTLKLLSGSCYLPHPDKEETGGEDAHFICDEQAIGVADGVGGWADLGVDAGQYARELMSHSLVAIQEEPKGSIDPVRVLEKAYMSTKAKGSSTACIIALTDKGIRAVNLGDSGFIVVRDGCTIFRSPVQQHDFNFTYQLESGNSSDLPSAAQVFTVPVESGYVVVAGTDGLFDNLYNNEITAVVVHAVRAGLEPQVTAQKIAALARQRALDKNRQTPFSSAAQDAGYRYYGGKLDDITVVVSYITAFGT; this is encoded by the exons ATGCGATCGTCTTCTTCATATCTTTTGGGTTCGAAGGCGCTTCAGATGTCGCTCGAGTTCCTGATGGGACGGCAAAGCTGCAGCTTGTCGACAGGCAGTAATGGATTCCAAAATTTGCGCCCATTCTCCAGTCTCGTCAGCAATGTCTCGCAGTTTCATATATCTGATCAACAAGCGGCGGCATCTCTTTCCAGAAAGGTCTCGCAAGCTCTTTCTCGTGTGAGTCATCATCTTTCCTTCTTGAAGGATGTGCAGAAATTGAGACCTTTGGGAATTGCCAGTGCTTCTTTTCACAATGGAAATCTTGATAATTTTGGACAAGTTGGGAGGAGGTTCGGTTTTGTAAATCGAGAAGAGCCGTGGATGAAGGAATCTTCATTTTTTTGGCCTTCCTTCTATTCTTCTGGAGCAGCTCCTGATGTCTCTTTTGATGGGTCTCCGCGTGATGTTCAGGACCAGCAGCTTGAGAACTCTACGGGCTCCTCTGACCA GAACAAACCAAGTGAGAGAACCCTGAAGCTGCTATCTGGATCATGCTACTTGCCACACCCCGATAAGGAAGAAactggtggagaagatgctcaTTTTATATGTGATGAACAGGCCATAGGAGTGGCTGATGGTGTTGGTGGCTGGGCAGATCTTGGTGTTGATGCAGGACAGTATGCTAGAGAGCTTATGTCTCATTCACTGGTGGCTATACAAGAAGAGCCAAAAGGATCCATTGATCCAGTAAGAGTGCTCGAGAAAGCTTACATGAGCACGAAAGCCAAAGGATCATCAACAGCATGCATCATTGCTCTCACAGATAAG GGAATTCGTGCGGTGAACCTTGGCGACAGTGGCTTCATAGTTGTTAGAGATGGATGCACAATCTTCAGATCACCTGTGCAGCAGCATGACTTCAATTTTACTTACCAGCTTGAGAGTGGCAATTCAAGTGACCTGCCTAGTGCTGCCCAG GTATTCACTGTTCCTGTCGAATCCGGCTATGTTGTCGTCGCGGGAACTGACGGGCTATTTGATAACTTGTACAACAACGAGATCACCGCCGTGGTCGTTCACGCCGTCCGGGCCGGATTGGAACCTCAAGTGACCGCCCAGAAGATAGCCGCTCTGGCTCGCCAGCGGGCCCTGGATAAGAACCGGCAAACACCCTTCTCGAGCGCCGCCCAGGACGCAGGATATCGATACTACGGGGGAAAGCTCGACGACATTACCGTCGTGGTATCGTATATCACCGCATTCGGCACATGA
- the LOC109714309 gene encoding uncharacterized protein LOC109714309 translates to MAEAPAPTSASTGGNAENFVVPPVEGVAGGGTGYGWVDGGLQGSNLFTGSVVDPTKIPSADLVHVWCMPSTANVGQQEMPRTLESISLLAARNERESVQIALRPKVSWASSGIAGTVQVQSTDLCSSSGDRLRVGESVTLRRVVPILGVPDALVPLDLPAPQINLFPGETTSIWVSVDVPCGQPPGQYEGQIFITAVKTDAELSELSLAKADKYQLYRELKNCLDVVEPVDGKPPEEVVERAKSARDALRRILLLPTFQEFQEDNGSGDMMDEDIFTNISVRLKFTVTVWDFTLPLTPSLPAVFGISETVIEDRFCLEHGSEGWYDALDHHFKWLLQYRISPFFCRWGDSMRILAYTCPWPADHPRADEYYSDPRLAAYAVPYTPILSCTDSAKVALQKEVEILKSKDHWRKAYFYLWDEPVNLEQYDLIRSMSSEIRAYAPDARVLTTYYSGPSGADLAPNTFEAFVKVPNILRPHTQIFCTSEWVLGTREDLVGDIVAELQPDNGEEWWTYVCLGPSDPHPNWHLGMRGTQHRAVMWRVWKEGGTGFLYWGANCYEKATVPSAEIRFRRGLPPGDGVLFYPGEVFSSSHEPVASARLERLLSGMQDIEYLKLYSSRYGRDEGLNLLEKTGIYLGPERYTLDHGPIDLMRAEIYRTCRS, encoded by the exons ATGGCCGAAGCTCCCGCTCCCACGAGCGCATCCACAG GAGGGAATGCGGAAAACTTTGTTGTGCCTCCTGTTGAAGGTGTTGCTGGAGGTGGGACTGGTTATGGTTGGGTTGATGGCGGCTTGCAAGGTTCAAATCTATTCACCGGCAGTGTAGTTGACCCTACAAAGATTCCATCAGCAGATCTAGTGCATGTGTGGTGTATGCCAAGCACAGCTAACGTTGGGCAGCAAGAAATGCCGCGAACTTTGGAGTCT ATATCTCTGTTGGCGGCAAGAAATGAGAGGGAAAGTGTTCAGATTGCTTTGCGTCCAAAGGTTTCTTGGGCCAGTTCAGGTATTGCAGGAACTGTGCAGGTTCAAAGTACTGACCTGTGCTCTTCCTCAGGGGACAG GTTGCGGGTCGGGGAATCTGTAACTTTGCGACGTGTGGTACCTATCTTAGGTGTTCCTGATGCTCTTGTGCCTCTTGATCTACCAGCCCCTCAAATAAATCTATTTCCTGG CGAAACAACATCCATTTGGGTCTCAGTAGATGTTCCTTGTGGACAACCTCCTGGACAATATGAGGGTCAGATTTTTATTACTGCCGTGAAGACAGATGCAGA ATTGTCAGAGCTATCTCTAGCTAAAGCTGATAAGTATCAACTGTACAGAGAATTAAAAAATTGCCTTGATGTCGTTGAACCTGTAGATGGAAAGCCACCGGAGGAAGTG GTTGAAAGAGCTAAATCTGCTAGAGATGCATTGAGGAGGATACTTTTGCTACCGACATTTCAGGAGTTTCAGGAAGATAATGGCTCAGGAGACATGATGGATGAGGATATTTTCACCAATATTTCAGTTCGTTTAAAATTTACTGTCACCGTCTGGGATTTCACTCTTCCGCTGACCCCATCGCTTCCTGCTGTATTTGGT ATATCTGAAACTGTGATAGAGGATCGCTTTTGTCTGGAGCATGGTAGTGAAGGCTGGTATGATGCATTAGACCATCACTTTAAGTGGCTTCTGCAGTACAGAATTAGCCCTTTTTTTTGTAGATGGGGTGATAGCATGAGAATTTTGGCGTATACTTGCCCTTGGCCAG CTGATCATCCAAGAGCTGATGAATATTATTCGGATCCAAGATTAGCAGCGTATGCTGTACCATACACACCTATACTTTCATG CACTGACAGTGCAAAGGTTGCCCTGCAAAAGGAGGTTGAGATATTGAAGTCAAAGGATCATTGGAGaaaagcttatttttatttgtggGATGAG CCAGTGAATTTGGAGCAGTATGATTTGATCCGTAGCATGTCTAGTGAGATACGGGCTTATGCACCTGATGCTCGTGTTCTAACAACTTATTACAGtg GTCCAAGTGGTGCAGATCTTGCTCCGAACACTTTTGAGGCCTTTGTCAAAGTTCCAAACATTCTTCGACCACATACTCAAATATTCTGTACAAG TGAGTGGGTTCTTGGAACTAGAGAGGACTTAGTGGGAGATATTGTTGCTGAACTTCAGCCAGATAACGGTGAA GAATGGTGGACTTACGTTTGCTTGGGTCCATCTGATCCCCACCCAAATTGGCATCTCGGGATGCGTGGCACGCAACACCGTGCAGTGATGTGGAGAGTCTGGAAGGAAGGCGGTACAGGTTTTCTTTATTGGGGTGCTAACTGTTATGAGAAGGCCACAGTGCCTAGTGCTGAG ATAAGATTCCGACGAGGTCTTCCCCCTGGTGATGGAGTGCTGTTCTATCCTGGTGAAGTTTTTTCTTCATCACATGAACCAGTTGCTTCAGCTCGGCTGGAACGGCTTCTCAGTGGCATGCAG GACATTGAATACTTGAAGCTATACTCGTCAAGATACGGTAGAGACGAAGGATTGAATCTTCTGGAGAAGACCGGTATCTATCTCGGTCCCGAACGCTACACGCTCGACCACGGCCCGATCGACTTGATGCGAGCGGAGATCTATCGGACCTGCAGATCCTGA